A segment of the Tepidisphaeraceae bacterium genome:
GCGCCCGCCACCGTACCGTCTCGGCCGGGAGGGGGGCAGGGGGCGGCCATCGGTCATATCTTTGACCCGTCAAGTTACTCCGCCTCAGCCCACACCCTTGGCGGTTCCTCCGGGCCCAGGAACTCTAGATGGATCACGTTGGGATTGCAGCACACGGGGCAGTCCTCAACGTACTCCTGATCGCTGCCGGCCGAGAGGTCGAGCGGGATCTCGATCTGCTCGCCGCAGCTCGGGCAGACGTAGGCGCCCTC
Coding sequences within it:
- a CDS encoding CPXCG motif-containing cysteine-rich protein, with protein sequence MRKKKPKRRRRIDEGAYVCPSCGEQIEIPLDLSAGSDQEYVEDCPVCCNPNVIHLEFLGPEEPPRVWAEAE